A window of the Paenibacillus woosongensis genome harbors these coding sequences:
- a CDS encoding PIG-L deacetylase family protein — protein MKKYLIVTAHPDDAEITMGGTIKKLTSEGHKVMTIIASIPTNNVEVRKSEAIRSADYLDMEVKFLDTSYPCTVEDYTMIGLITQLDKIIEDFQPDAIFTHSIDDSHQDHRIISQAVQACFRKYMCDVYNFEQTNQSNLINSNRFIPDLYIDISEHFESKLNALRMHASQLAGYMVHYVSDIKKLAEWRGYQYGTKYAETFKTVFKKELL, from the coding sequence ATGAAAAAGTACTTGATTGTAACAGCCCATCCAGACGATGCAGAAATCACAATGGGTGGAACCATTAAAAAATTAACTTCTGAAGGCCATAAGGTTATGACCATTATTGCATCTATCCCAACAAATAATGTTGAAGTGAGAAAGAGCGAGGCTATACGTTCTGCTGATTATTTAGATATGGAAGTAAAGTTTCTAGATACTTCATATCCTTGTACAGTTGAAGACTATACGATGATTGGCCTCATTACACAACTAGATAAAATTATAGAAGATTTTCAACCCGATGCCATTTTTACACATAGTATTGACGATAGCCATCAAGATCACAGAATCATTTCGCAAGCGGTTCAGGCATGTTTCAGAAAATACATGTGTGATGTTTATAATTTTGAACAGACGAATCAAAGTAATCTGATTAACAGCAATCGGTTTATACCTGATTTATATATCGATATTAGCGAACACTTTGAATCGAAACTTAATGCGCTGAGGATGCATGCTTCTCAGTTAGCGGGTTATATGGTCCATTATGTATCGGATATTAAGAAATTGGCTGAGTGGCGAGGGTACCAATATGGAACTAAGTATGCAGAGACATTTAAGACTGTTTTCAAAAAAGAATTATTGTAG
- the dcd gene encoding dCTP deaminase, with protein sequence MILADVDILKLIRSKELIVTEFREQNLRPNGIRVHLSNEVITYASDQVVDLRNSVEVSTIKLQIDEDQGYILKPNEFILMATKEQILTPKNIIGYLEGRSTIARLGLSIHCTSGVIDNMYGEKRSIVLEIKNTGPLSVRLYPNAPIGMLMFHQLTNDVQQAAQSQYKNQDSVQGPNLRFTNGG encoded by the coding sequence ATGATACTTGCAGATGTCGACATTTTAAAATTAATCCGCAGTAAAGAGCTTATTGTAACTGAATTCCGAGAACAAAACTTGAGACCGAACGGAATTAGAGTTCATTTGTCAAACGAAGTGATTACTTATGCAAGCGATCAAGTAGTAGACTTGAGAAATAGTGTTGAAGTATCAACAATAAAGCTTCAAATTGATGAAGACCAGGGTTACATATTAAAACCTAATGAGTTTATCCTCATGGCCACGAAGGAACAGATTCTAACTCCGAAAAATATCATTGGATACTTAGAAGGCAGGAGCACAATCGCAAGGCTCGGGCTCTCAATCCATTGTACATCCGGAGTTATAGATAATATGTATGGAGAGAAGAGAAGCATTGTGCTTGAGATCAAGAACACAGGTCCTTTATCAGTAAGACTGTACCCGAATGCTCCCATTGGTATGTTGATGTTTCATCAACTCACAAACGACGTTCAACAAGCCGCACAATCTCAGTATAAGAATCAGGATTCAGTTCAGGGGCCAAATTTAAGATTCACAAACGGGGGTTAA
- the thiL gene encoding thiamine-phosphate kinase, with the protein MSLTLKDIGEKKLISSTIKPLFNPGNNPDLSGDDCAVIRVPKSNHSISLSTDRVPADLISFKLGIIDYYGLGYYLAVLNISDVYASGSKPVGLLLNLAFPDDFKVKDFDQILLGIKNACDEYRCNVIGGDLSHSIEMSLSATSVGVSESSRTIYRSGAKVGHLVYCSDYLGLTSTAFHYYLQAKPKGLRLSEEEESVLANQFRNPRARATFSEALSKHGECVTAMDNTDGAAQSYLEIAEINNLGITLDVDQLKIHEISYKVANYINKDIVEVALGSGADFQLLGTIDPQTYEEHKDQLDSTGMVIVGRCIAGEGIHLKRDGQVNPFEIKGWDYFSNGVLGESLS; encoded by the coding sequence TTGAGCTTAACATTAAAGGACATTGGGGAAAAAAAATTAATCAGTTCTACCATAAAACCATTATTTAACCCAGGAAATAATCCAGACCTGTCTGGAGACGACTGTGCGGTAATCCGTGTTCCAAAGAGCAATCATTCCATAAGCTTGTCAACGGATCGTGTTCCAGCTGATTTAATAAGCTTCAAGCTTGGTATTATTGACTATTATGGGTTGGGATATTACCTAGCGGTGCTCAATATTAGCGATGTGTATGCAAGCGGTTCCAAACCTGTAGGGCTGCTCTTGAATCTGGCATTTCCTGATGATTTCAAAGTCAAAGATTTTGATCAGATTCTATTGGGTATTAAGAATGCTTGTGACGAGTATCGCTGCAATGTCATTGGCGGAGACTTAAGTCATTCTATAGAAATGAGCTTAAGTGCTACTTCAGTGGGGGTTTCTGAAAGTAGCAGGACCATCTATAGATCTGGAGCCAAGGTCGGGCATTTAGTTTATTGTTCAGACTACCTGGGTTTAACGTCAACCGCTTTCCACTATTATTTACAAGCTAAACCGAAGGGATTGAGATTGTCCGAGGAAGAAGAAAGCGTTTTGGCAAATCAGTTTCGAAATCCGAGAGCAAGAGCAACATTTTCGGAAGCGCTATCAAAACATGGTGAGTGCGTAACTGCAATGGATAACACAGACGGGGCTGCGCAAAGTTATCTTGAAATCGCAGAGATTAACAATCTTGGGATTACACTGGATGTTGATCAATTGAAAATTCACGAAATATCATACAAGGTTGCCAACTATATTAATAAAGATATTGTTGAAGTAGCACTCGGTAGCGGGGCTGATTTTCAACTTCTTGGCACCATTGATCCTCAAACTTATGAGGAGCATAAAGATCAATTGGATAGTACAGGGATGGTCATCGTCGGAAGATGCATAGCCGGTGAAGGAATCCATTTGAAAAGAGATGGACAAGTGAATCCGTTTGAAATTAAAGGTTGGGATTATTTTAGTAACGGTGTCTTAGGAGAATCATTGTCATGA
- a CDS encoding radical SAM protein produces MLKDKKKGMTPLSVLSQPHEEFEDDKVLYTGRIQKFNGTFNREEFLRVAPAPWTVDFQLTAVCNHHCIFCSYDDRNKHLQKNKLDLVLKTHRDLIDMGARGIIYTGGGEPLSWRDGGVDLADLVENMDYGEYCKPSLVTNAVMLQKMLKPNILRKLHFVAISVYAHTPELYKDVVKVNAFKAQTDNIRRIIQMKKDLNLKYPELNFKILINRANYKYLPEIYKFYKEMGVEYIFMRCVNNFEEGQDVELSDLQKEELESLVRRKMDIGEEYVEDFLKSLLPPKNMEPASNCWTVKMGHNLLISTLGECSIEIPYGAKKEFCIGNVNNQSIKDIWGSEQHLEVINKLNHQMRNHGCDLRMCRHHKYNKIMDQYLNNEIGDPDMAKFDMKHGYYL; encoded by the coding sequence ATGCTAAAGGATAAAAAAAAGGGCATGACTCCCCTATCAGTACTGAGTCAGCCTCATGAAGAGTTCGAAGACGATAAAGTTCTATATACAGGAAGAATTCAGAAGTTTAACGGAACATTTAATAGAGAAGAATTTCTCAGAGTAGCACCAGCCCCATGGACAGTGGATTTTCAATTGACCGCTGTTTGTAATCACCATTGTATTTTTTGTTCGTACGACGACCGTAATAAGCATTTGCAGAAAAATAAACTGGATCTTGTACTGAAAACGCACCGTGATTTGATTGATATGGGAGCTAGAGGAATAATTTATACTGGTGGCGGAGAGCCTCTATCTTGGAGAGACGGCGGAGTTGATCTAGCCGATTTAGTTGAAAACATGGATTATGGCGAATACTGCAAGCCTAGCTTAGTAACGAATGCTGTCATGTTACAGAAAATGCTTAAACCGAATATTTTAAGAAAGTTGCATTTTGTTGCAATCAGCGTGTATGCCCATACACCTGAGCTGTATAAAGATGTTGTGAAAGTAAATGCTTTCAAAGCACAGACAGATAATATTCGTAGAATCATTCAAATGAAAAAAGACTTGAATTTAAAATACCCAGAACTTAATTTCAAAATCCTGATCAATAGGGCAAATTACAAGTACCTCCCTGAAATCTACAAGTTCTATAAGGAAATGGGAGTTGAATACATTTTTATGCGCTGCGTCAATAACTTTGAAGAGGGCCAAGACGTGGAATTATCGGATTTACAAAAAGAAGAATTGGAGTCTCTTGTTAGAAGAAAAATGGATATTGGAGAGGAGTATGTTGAGGATTTTCTTAAAAGCTTACTACCGCCAAAGAATATGGAGCCGGCAAGCAACTGTTGGACAGTTAAAATGGGACATAATCTCTTAATATCTACCTTAGGAGAATGTTCTATCGAGATTCCGTACGGTGCAAAAAAAGAATTCTGTATTGGTAACGTTAATAACCAATCTATAAAAGATATATGGGGATCTGAGCAGCATCTTGAGGTCATCAACAAACTGAATCATCAAATGAGAAATCACGGTTGTGATCTGCGCATGTGCAGACATCATAAATATAACAAAATAATGGATCAATATCTGAACAATGAGATAGGAGACCCAGACATGGCTAAATTTGATATGAAGCATGGATATTATTTGTAG
- a CDS encoding acyl carrier protein translates to MERLKKIIQDLCFQTQEINENTSLLTDLGFDSLQILRLLVEIENEYKFKISYDSIDYEIFNKYGELEAYVTSKIQS, encoded by the coding sequence ATGGAAAGACTAAAAAAAATAATACAAGACTTATGTTTCCAGACCCAGGAAATAAATGAGAATACCAGTTTGCTGACGGATCTTGGCTTTGATTCTCTTCAAATATTAAGACTTTTGGTTGAGATAGAAAATGAGTATAAATTCAAAATTTCTTATGATTCAATAGATTACGAAATATTTAACAAGTATGGAGAACTTGAGGCTTATGTAACCAGCAAAATCCAAAGTTGA
- a CDS encoding dCTP deaminase, whose amino-acid sequence MILTGPEIEKQYKLNRITINPFHQSHVNPNSYNFRLGPVLKCYVNEVLDPKFPQETIDIPVEDTGTILLPNKIYLGHTLEVMGSDHYVPIIRARSSVARLGLFVHVTADLIDIGSHNQWTLQLHAVQPVKVFPNMLIGQVTFWEPLGEIELYKGKYQGLMGPQPSQIYHDFEEEIVV is encoded by the coding sequence TTGATACTTACTGGTCCAGAAATTGAAAAACAATATAAACTAAATAGAATTACCATTAACCCTTTTCACCAATCACATGTGAATCCGAATAGCTATAACTTTCGTTTAGGTCCAGTATTAAAGTGCTATGTCAACGAAGTGCTAGACCCTAAATTCCCCCAAGAAACAATAGATATTCCCGTAGAGGACACTGGTACTATATTACTGCCGAATAAGATCTATTTGGGGCATACATTGGAAGTGATGGGGAGTGACCATTACGTCCCCATTATTAGGGCTAGGTCTTCCGTTGCGAGACTAGGATTATTCGTTCATGTAACTGCTGATTTAATTGACATTGGTTCGCATAACCAATGGACATTGCAGTTGCACGCCGTTCAACCGGTTAAAGTATTTCCAAATATGTTAATTGGACAAGTTACATTTTGGGAACCACTAGGGGAGATAGAATTATATAAAGGCAAATACCAAGGACTTATGGGACCGCAGCCGTCTCAGATTTACCATGATTTTGAAGAGGAAATCGTTGTATGA
- a CDS encoding NUDIX hydrolase, whose product MWVNVRGIIERTANGTTEIIIQKRNKPDEEISFELPGGRLEEFESMVDGLKREIYEETGLKVTFIQNLDQQIITSHNNVTVECMTPYIVYQTTKGKVDSMGIIFLCSADGTLLTEGDNTEDIQWISLENLHHLMNKSDVTFTPVAKASINRYLTDKGFSHSIPN is encoded by the coding sequence ATGTGGGTCAATGTCCGCGGAATCATTGAAAGGACGGCAAACGGTACCACTGAAATTATTATCCAAAAAAGAAATAAGCCAGACGAGGAAATAAGTTTTGAATTGCCCGGAGGACGCCTCGAAGAATTTGAATCTATGGTTGATGGTCTTAAACGAGAAATCTATGAAGAAACTGGGCTAAAGGTTACATTTATTCAGAATCTAGACCAACAAATAATTACATCACACAATAATGTAACCGTTGAATGTATGACTCCCTATATAGTTTATCAAACAACCAAAGGAAAAGTGGATTCAATGGGGATTATTTTTCTATGCAGCGCTGATGGAACTCTTTTAACTGAAGGTGATAATACAGAGGATATTCAATGGATCTCCCTAGAAAATCTGCATCATTTAATGAACAAAAGCGATGTTACGTTCACTCCTGTGGCTAAAGCAAGCATAAATAGATATTTAACAGATAAAGGATTTTCTCATTCTATTCCTAATTAA
- a CDS encoding WbqC family protein produces MDIICSSWNMGKSMKSDITVCIHQPNFLPWIGFIHKVFLSDVFVILDDVMFSKQDYQNRNTILTANGPLQLSVPVKSNPERRYINNIEISYQTNWRKKHLESIYYSYKKASYFQPFYERLEHIYDSDFVRLYDLNVAIIKCILDYLKINTKIVLSSNLGSATGKTMRLVDICEKLGASNYIYGGTADYMDRTLFYQKQINLISQNFNHPTYSQMHSISFVSCLSIVDWIFQHPAEHIVSYLESERGKLSIDNQKYSSLVQ; encoded by the coding sequence ATGGATATTATTTGTAGTTCGTGGAATATGGGGAAATCTATGAAGAGCGATATCACTGTTTGTATACACCAACCCAATTTTCTACCTTGGATTGGCTTTATACATAAAGTATTTCTTAGCGATGTGTTTGTAATTTTAGACGATGTTATGTTTTCTAAACAAGATTATCAGAATAGAAATACAATACTTACAGCGAATGGACCATTGCAATTAAGTGTCCCCGTTAAAAGCAACCCTGAGAGAAGATATATCAATAATATAGAGATTTCTTATCAAACGAATTGGCGAAAGAAACATTTAGAATCTATTTATTACTCATATAAAAAAGCATCATACTTCCAGCCTTTCTATGAAAGGCTGGAGCATATTTATGACAGCGATTTTGTAAGGTTGTACGATTTGAACGTTGCAATTATCAAATGCATTCTCGATTATTTGAAAATCAACACTAAGATTGTATTGTCATCAAATTTAGGTTCTGCTACCGGGAAAACCATGAGACTCGTGGATATTTGCGAAAAGCTTGGTGCTTCAAACTATATTTACGGCGGTACAGCCGATTATATGGATCGGACATTATTTTACCAGAAGCAAATTAATCTAATCTCGCAAAACTTTAATCATCCTACTTATTCACAGATGCACTCTATCAGCTTTGTCAGTTGCTTGTCAATAGTAGACTGGATATTCCAACATCCTGCAGAGCATATAGTTTCGTATCTTGAAAGTGAAAGGGGGAAATTATCCATTGACAATCAAAAATACAGCTCCTTGGTTCAGTGA
- a CDS encoding undecaprenyldiphospho-muramoylpentapeptide beta-N-acetylglucosaminyltransferase — protein sequence MDKIILTGGGTSGHVTPNLSLLPSLLDSGWEIHYFGTQNGIESKIVPRQFVTYHSIKAGKWRRYFDWKNFIDPINVLIGIMQATVQIRKIKPRVIFSKGGYVSVPVVIAGWLNRVPVIAHESDLTPGLANRISTPFVHQLCTSFEETLNFLPSTKSLHVGSPIREDLLNGDRETGLRLCGFNDQKPIVLILGGSLGSVKLNKCVRDTLPVLLENFQIVHLCGKGKMDNEWIGIEGYKQFEYVDKEMSHIYKITDIAVARSGSNSIFEFLRLRIPSLLIPLPKTASRGDQIINAATFERLGYSKTLLEEHITNEIFVKELFEVYKKRNDYIENMKKAAVPDGKSNILHILKKYKSEV from the coding sequence ATGGATAAAATTATACTCACGGGTGGGGGAACTTCCGGACATGTTACGCCCAACCTCTCCTTGCTGCCGAGTCTGTTGGACAGTGGGTGGGAAATTCATTATTTTGGAACTCAAAACGGGATTGAAAGTAAAATTGTTCCAAGACAATTCGTTACCTATCATTCAATTAAAGCTGGAAAGTGGAGAAGGTATTTTGATTGGAAGAACTTTATTGATCCGATTAATGTTTTGATTGGAATTATGCAGGCCACGGTACAGATAAGGAAAATTAAGCCGAGAGTGATTTTCTCTAAAGGCGGTTATGTGTCAGTGCCTGTTGTCATTGCAGGATGGTTAAATAGAGTGCCTGTAATTGCGCATGAGTCGGATTTAACTCCTGGTTTAGCGAATAGAATATCCACGCCATTTGTACATCAACTTTGTACCTCATTTGAAGAAACGCTTAACTTTCTTCCCTCGACCAAATCACTGCATGTAGGTTCTCCTATCCGGGAAGATCTCCTGAATGGCGACCGTGAAACGGGGCTTAGACTGTGCGGATTTAATGATCAAAAGCCGATCGTTTTGATTCTTGGCGGCAGCCTCGGATCAGTGAAGTTAAATAAATGTGTTCGGGATACTTTGCCTGTTCTGTTAGAAAATTTTCAAATCGTTCACTTATGCGGTAAAGGTAAAATGGACAATGAGTGGATTGGCATAGAAGGATACAAACAATTCGAATATGTGGATAAAGAGATGTCTCACATTTATAAAATTACAGATATTGCAGTCGCACGGTCCGGATCCAATTCCATATTCGAGTTCTTGCGTCTTAGAATCCCCAGCTTGTTAATTCCACTTCCCAAAACCGCTAGCAGAGGTGACCAGATCATCAATGCTGCAACATTTGAAAGATTAGGCTATAGTAAAACATTACTTGAAGAACATATCACGAACGAAATCTTTGTGAAAGAACTTTTTGAGGTGTATAAGAAACGTAACGATTATATTGAAAATATGAAAAAAGCTGCAGTGCCAGATGGCAAGAGTAACATTTTGCATATCTTAAAAAAGTATAAAAGCGAGGTGTGA
- a CDS encoding helix-turn-helix transcriptional regulator, whose protein sequence is MVSSFSTISSIIIPHGQSLLINDSSRIILVVGSEVIEFQNREKSISCNSLAIRGQIKMINTSEKQVSVRAVIFSNELNYLIEPNTPLSFQDLGQQLLAAKIIDFCFSQTPPFNNQQIEQQLAELINNECINHLVKTQLNKNNKIDPRLIKINRYIRKYFEQPITLNTLAELIGCNPVYLSNTYKKVLGISPMQHLQKIRMDRAKELLLNENYSIGDITIKVGYLTISQFGVIFKKHFGQSPQEYRNHHLFNINQKMFTK, encoded by the coding sequence TTGGTTTCTTCCTTTTCTACCATTTCCTCTATTATCATTCCCCACGGCCAATCGTTACTCATAAATGATTCCAGCAGAATTATTTTAGTGGTCGGGAGTGAAGTTATTGAATTTCAAAATAGAGAAAAGAGCATTTCGTGCAACAGTTTAGCGATTCGTGGACAGATCAAGATGATCAACACTAGCGAAAAACAGGTATCCGTCAGGGCAGTTATTTTCTCTAATGAATTGAATTATTTAATCGAACCCAATACCCCTTTAAGTTTTCAGGATTTGGGTCAACAGTTACTTGCTGCTAAGATAATTGACTTTTGCTTTTCGCAAACACCACCTTTCAATAATCAGCAAATAGAGCAACAACTGGCAGAGCTTATTAATAATGAATGCATCAATCATTTAGTAAAAACACAATTAAACAAAAATAATAAAATCGACCCTAGACTGATAAAGATTAACAGGTACATAAGAAAATATTTTGAGCAACCGATTACCCTAAACACACTGGCAGAACTCATTGGCTGCAATCCGGTTTACTTAAGTAATACATACAAAAAAGTTTTAGGTATTTCACCCATGCAGCACTTGCAAAAAATTAGAATGGATAGAGCGAAAGAACTGCTACTCAACGAAAATTATTCAATCGGGGACATTACAATCAAAGTTGGATATTTAACTATTTCACAATTTGGGGTTATATTTAAAAAACACTTTGGGCAATCGCCGCAGGAATACAGGAATCATCATTTGTTTAACATCAACCAGAAAATGTTTACTAAATAA
- a CDS encoding TauD/TfdA family dioxygenase, with amino-acid sequence MAQQQNAFYDYYIDITEPNFVDKANDALNKKGIVTFEQNLSRDEFVSLSKEFGEVYIHSKSDDDGADIITNVYKQEWYRNFTARKFEFHTDYSKSKVPPSLLFFYCQQAAPEGGESILLDGRKLYEVLKETDRNTLHELCRPGSVIFGEDLILGSVFEKLPNGEVFIRFRYDNLIYFSVPVLNIMPKLQELFEELTITFRLETNQGYILKNGQWLHGRNSWKGERTGLRMMINSESPYGNVPLGFRV; translated from the coding sequence GTGGCTCAACAACAAAACGCATTCTATGATTATTATATTGATATAACTGAACCTAATTTTGTCGATAAAGCAAATGATGCCCTCAACAAAAAAGGTATAGTAACTTTTGAACAGAACCTGTCGAGAGATGAATTCGTTTCTTTGTCCAAAGAATTTGGGGAAGTTTATATTCACTCCAAAAGTGATGACGATGGCGCGGACATTATAACGAATGTATACAAGCAGGAATGGTATAGGAATTTTACGGCTAGAAAATTTGAATTTCATACAGATTATAGTAAAAGCAAGGTGCCGCCGTCACTTCTATTCTTTTATTGTCAACAAGCTGCGCCTGAAGGTGGCGAATCCATACTTTTGGATGGACGAAAGCTGTACGAAGTGTTAAAGGAAACAGATCGAAATACACTTCATGAGCTTTGCCGCCCTGGCTCAGTCATTTTTGGTGAAGATCTAATATTAGGCTCCGTATTCGAGAAGTTGCCAAATGGAGAAGTTTTTATTAGATTCCGATATGACAACCTAATCTATTTTTCTGTTCCTGTGTTGAACATCATGCCTAAGTTACAAGAACTATTTGAAGAACTAACTATTACCTTTCGATTAGAAACGAATCAAGGATACATACTAAAGAATGGCCAATGGCTGCATGGAAGGAATTCCTGGAAAGGTGAGAGAACCGGTTTACGCATGATGATCAATTCTGAATCTCCTTACGGAAATGTTCCACTAGGTTTCCGAGTGTAA
- the wecB gene encoding non-hydrolyzing UDP-N-acetylglucosamine 2-epimerase, which translates to MTTNKKKKIMVIFGTRPEATKMAPVIQELRSTGLSWFNTTVVVTGQHKEQLYQALENFNLKADVDLNIMKERQTLTYITTSAISGLSQVIENEKPDLVLVHGDTQTAMCGALAAFYNQVPVGHVEAGLRSFNKYSPYPEEVNRKVADVVSDILFAPTNNGRVNLLREAYPEKDIFVTGQTSVDAALSMYNSNYNFIDEKIREIDFKNNRVIAVTAHRRENYGAPLRQMFSAMRRIVDEYPDTLLVYPVHLSPVVREVAFELLSDHDRIMLTDPLIFSDMLNLMARSYLVLSDSGGLQEESSVFRTPMVLMRDTTERPEALEANTVVLSGTEEDKIYTITSNLLSNVKDYTRMKNAVNPFGDGKASQRIVKYLAYHFGLIQEKPQEFES; encoded by the coding sequence ATGACTACGAACAAAAAGAAAAAGATTATGGTTATTTTTGGTACGCGCCCAGAAGCAACAAAGATGGCGCCAGTCATTCAAGAGTTAAGGAGTACTGGTTTAAGCTGGTTTAATACGACAGTTGTAGTTACGGGCCAGCACAAGGAACAATTATATCAAGCTTTGGAGAACTTTAACCTGAAGGCCGACGTTGATTTGAACATCATGAAAGAAAGACAAACGCTTACCTATATTACTACATCTGCAATTTCTGGACTGAGTCAAGTCATCGAGAACGAGAAGCCGGACCTAGTATTGGTGCATGGAGATACTCAAACTGCAATGTGTGGTGCGCTTGCGGCATTTTATAATCAAGTACCAGTTGGGCATGTAGAAGCTGGGCTTCGTTCCTTTAATAAATATTCTCCATATCCTGAGGAAGTGAATCGAAAAGTAGCGGATGTCGTATCAGATATTTTGTTTGCTCCAACAAATAACGGACGTGTAAACCTATTAAGAGAAGCATATCCTGAAAAAGATATTTTCGTAACGGGGCAAACATCAGTGGATGCTGCGTTGTCCATGTATAACAGTAATTACAATTTTATTGACGAGAAAATTCGGGAAATTGATTTTAAGAATAACAGAGTTATAGCGGTAACAGCTCATCGAAGAGAGAATTATGGAGCGCCATTGAGACAAATGTTTAGCGCGATGAGAAGAATTGTTGACGAGTATCCAGATACGTTATTGGTTTATCCAGTACATTTGAGTCCCGTGGTGAGAGAAGTAGCGTTTGAATTGCTATCTGATCATGATCGAATTATGCTAACCGATCCGTTAATCTTTAGCGACATGTTAAATTTAATGGCTCGCTCATATCTTGTGTTAAGTGATTCCGGAGGTTTGCAAGAAGAGTCTTCTGTTTTTAGGACGCCTATGGTGTTAATGCGTGATACGACGGAACGCCCGGAGGCATTGGAAGCCAATACAGTCGTTCTTTCAGGAACGGAAGAAGATAAAATCTACACCATTACCAGCAATTTATTGTCTAACGTCAAAGACTACACCCGAATGAAGAATGCTGTCAATCCTTTTGGGGACGGAAAAGCCTCGCAGCGAATTGTTAAATATCTGGCTTATCATTTCGGTTTGATCCAAGAGAAACCTCAAGAGTTCGAATCGTAG
- a CDS encoding dCTP deaminase codes for MILTGKEIEKQVSHKNIIIEPFDPSCINPNSYNYKLGDQIIELSRDVSLLNAMSQDDYQEIPKEGFLLKPGQVYLASTHEIIGSNKFVTSLIGRSSVGRLGLYLQISADLGNLGPAHKWTLELVCVQPIKVYPRMKVGQVSFWKPYGDINEYNGQYTSYHKPQICLFDSLHKIGSDTLDNKMRGNDA; via the coding sequence ATGATATTGACGGGAAAAGAAATTGAAAAGCAGGTTTCTCACAAAAATATAATTATTGAACCCTTTGATCCGAGTTGTATTAACCCCAACAGCTATAATTACAAACTAGGTGATCAGATTATTGAATTGAGTAGAGATGTCTCTCTTTTAAATGCAATGAGCCAGGACGATTATCAGGAGATCCCGAAGGAAGGTTTTCTTTTGAAGCCTGGTCAAGTGTATCTTGCAAGCACTCATGAAATCATTGGCAGTAATAAATTTGTAACATCTCTTATCGGGCGATCATCTGTAGGGAGGCTTGGTCTATATTTGCAAATATCAGCAGATCTAGGGAATCTGGGGCCGGCTCATAAGTGGACTCTAGAGTTGGTGTGTGTTCAACCAATTAAGGTGTACCCTCGAATGAAAGTCGGCCAAGTTAGTTTTTGGAAGCCTTATGGAGATATCAATGAATATAATGGTCAGTATACTTCCTACCACAAGCCTCAGATATGTTTATTTGACAGCTTACATAAAATTGGCAGTGATACGCTTGATAATAAAATGAGGGGGAATGACGCTTGA